One segment of Castanea sativa cultivar Marrone di Chiusa Pesio chromosome 3, ASM4071231v1 DNA contains the following:
- the LOC142627870 gene encoding putative trehalose-phosphate phosphatase C — MVYRQPPSGPLNMEFNPKERFDDNGDTINGSYDVWLKNHPSALSSFDEIKRVAREKQMVVFLDYDGTLSPIVNDPDRAFMSNAMRSAVRKVGKHFPTAIISGRSRDKVFQFVRLNNIYYAGSHGMDISTPSVSFYYGNYKHQTRTIDEKGNDMVNFCPAQEFLPRIQTIKVMLQEITRGIKGAMVEDNKFCLSVHFRCVNEDNVVVLKEKVESAMKSYEDFRISEGKEVMEIRPNINWDKGLALQYLLDTLGFENSTEVLPIYIGDDKTDEDAFKMIKNIGRGFPIVVSSTPKETEALYSLRDPIEVMSFLISIAKWKKDCGYKKTSLFGMFRRPKTSIGCFGVWGRCRSELEYLKLVLGYSSLVTKQPWNLFKNLE, encoded by the exons atggTATATCGACAACCGCCTTCAGGTCCCTTAAACATGGAATTCAACCCAAAAGAAAGATTTGACGACAATGGAGATACAATTAATGGTTCTTATGATGTATGGCTG AAAAATCATCCTTCTGCTTTGAGCTCCTTTGATGAAATAAAGAGAGTGGCTCGTGAGAAACAAATGGTTGTATTTTTGGATTACGATGGAACCCTCTCACCAATTGTAAACGACCCTGATCGAGCTTTCATGTCTAATGCG ATGCGTTCGGCGGTAAGAAAAGTTGGTAAACATTTCCCAACTGCAATTATCTCTGGAAGGTCTAGGGATAAG GTGTTCCAATTTGTGAGATTAAATAATATCTATTACGCCGGAAGTCACGGGATGGATATATCAACCCCATCAGTTTCTTTCTATTATGGTAATTATAAGCATCAAACTAGGACTATTGATGAAAAG GGTAATGACATGGTTAACTTCTGCCCAGCACAGGAATTCTTGCCTAGAATTCAAACA ATAAAGGTTATGCTGCAAGAAATAACAAGAGGCATAAAAGGTGCCATGGTTGAAGACAATAAATTTTGCCTCTCCGTACACTTTCGATGTGTGAATGAAGAT AATGTTGTCGTACTTAAGGAGAAGGTGGAATCAGCAATGAAATCCTATGAAGACTTTCGTATATCCGAAGGAAAAGag GTCATGGAAATCCGACCTAATATAAATTGGGATAAAGGTCTTGCTTTGCAATATTTACTTGATACTCTTGGTTTTGAAAATTCTACCGAGGTCCTTCCTATATATATAGGAGACGATAAAACTGATGAGGATGCTTTTAAG ATGATTAAGAACATTGGAAGAGGATTTCCTATAGTTGTTTCTTCTACTCCAAAGGAGACAGAAGCCCTATACTCTTTGCGTGACCCAATAGAGGTCATGTCCTTCCTAATAAGTATTGCAAAGTGGAAAAAGGATTGTGGATATAAAAAAACATCTTTGTTTGGTATGTTTAGGAG ACCAAAAACATCAATTGGGTGTTTTGGTGTATGGGGTAGATGCAGATCAGAATTAGAATATCTAAAACTGGTTTTGGGTTATAGTTCTCTTGTAACCAAACAGCCATGGAACTTGTTCAAGAACTTGGAATAG